CGCGTTCCCCGAGGGTTGAGTGGTGAGATCGTCCGGGTTCGCGTGCACGACCACGCTCAGGCCCAGGACGGAGGCCAGGCCGCCCTCAAGGGCAAGGTCCGCCATGGTGCGCTCGTAGCGGGCACGGCCGTCCTCGCCGGCCTCGAGGTTTCCCAGGTCGCCCGCGTGGTGCTCCGGACTGTCGGGGCTGCCGTGCGCGGAGGCCGTGGGGTTGTAGTGCCCGCCGGCGCTCGAGGCGTCCGGAGCGCTGCAGTCCCCGACCTCGTGGATGTGGAAGCCGTGCTGGGTGTTCGGCTCGAGGCCGCTCACCTCCGCTACGATCCGAAGCCCTTGGTCCGTTTGGGTGAAGCGCACCGTGCCTTGGACGCTGCTGCCTGAGGTGGGGGCGAGGGGTGCGAGGGCTTCGGTTGTGGTGGGGCTGGCGGCGGCGGGCGGGTTAGGGGCGGGGGAGCGGCGCAGCACGAGGAAGAGCGCCGCTATGATGACGGCCAGGATCAAGAGTCCTATGCTTCGATTCATGCGAATACCTCCTTCAATCCGGGAAATATGGGGAAATCTAAGCGCGTTGCGGAATGGTCGGCTGTGCGCGGTACCCCGCTATCTTACCACCGGAGGACCGGACCTTCCTGGAACCCTGCCGGGGCCCGCGGCGCGCAGGCCGGGGCCCCGGTTCGCGAGACTTGGGGGGTTAGGCCTCGCTTTCCAGGTCCATGCCCATCACGTGGTATCCGGCGTCCACGTAGACGGTTTCCCCGGTGATGCCCGAGGCGAGGGGGGAGAGGAGGAAGAGCCCCAGGTTCCCAACCTCCTCCAGGCTGATGTTACGTTTTAGGGGCGCGATCGAGGCGACGCGCTCGTACATCTTCATGAACCCAGGAATGCTGCGCGCCGCGACGGTGCGCACCGGTCCCGCCGAGACCGCGTTGACCCGCACGCCCTTCTTGCCCAGGTCGTACGCCAGGTACCGCACGCTCGCCTCGAGGGCGCTTTTCGCGATGCCCATCACGTTATACTTGGGCACGACCTTCTCCGAGGCGTAGTAGGTCAGGGTGATGATGCCACCGCCTTCGCTGAGGAGGGGTTCGGCCTCGCGCGCGACGGCGACCAGGGAGTACGCGGAGACCTCGAGCGCAGTCAACCAGTCCTCGCGCCGGGTCTCGATGTAGCGGCCTTCCATCGCGGCGCGGGGCGCGAAGGCGATGGAGTGCACGATGTAGTCCAGCCCCCCCCAGGCCGCCTTGAGGTCGGCGAACAAGGCCTTGAGTTCGTCCTCGCGGGTAACGTCGCACGGGTAGAGCCGACGGTCCGGGATCTTCTGGGTGAGCTGCTCGAGGATGGGTTTGAGGCGCTCGCCTTGGTAGCTGAACGCGAGCTCGGCCCCAGCCTCGTGCAGTTTCTCGGCGATGCCCCACGCGAGGCTGCGCTGGTTGGTCACGCCCATCACCAAGGCGCGTTTACCGGAGAGGTCAATGCGCACCATACGTCCCGTATCTTAACCGGACCGGGGCGCTGGGGGCATAGACTGGGTGTAACGGAGGAAACGATGCGGGTGGATTTGACGCGTTACGGGAACATGCACAACTGCTTGCGGCACCTCGAGCGTTCGCGGCGCGAGGTCCTCGAGGTGGTCGAGGGGCTGGACGAGGCGAGGTTTTTCCGTAAGCCGGAGCCGGAGGCGTGGTGTGCGGCGGAGGTGCTCGAGCACATCGCGCGGGTGGAGGACTCGGCGGCACGAGTGATCCGCCGGCTTCGGCGCGCGGTTGGGGGGGAGCCGCTGCCGCAGGTGCGCGTGGCGCCGGGGCGTTTCCGCCCCGACGGGCGGGCGGTTGCGCCGGAGGTGGTCGCGCCGAAGGGGGGATTGTCGCGAGCGGAGGTGCTGCGGATGCTCGGGGCGGCCCGGGCGTTCCTGCTCGCCGAGGTACACGCGAGCGAGGAGGTGCTCGAGGCTCCGGTGACGTTCCCGCACCCGTTTTTCGGGGCGTTGACCGCTCTAGGGTGGCTGCGGGTCGCGGCGTTTCATGAGCGGCACCATCTCCGGCAGCTCCGCCGGATCGTGAGTGGACCGTCTTGATACAAGCTTAACCATACCCCCGTAGGGTAGGGTCGGAGGTGGGAATGATGAAACGCAACTCCAAGACCTGGATCGGCGCGAGCCTCTTGACCCTGGCCCTGCTCGGCCTCGCGGCCGCCCAAGGCATGATGGGCGGCGGC
This region of Marinithermus hydrothermalis DSM 14884 genomic DNA includes:
- a CDS encoding DinB family protein, translated to MRVDLTRYGNMHNCLRHLERSRREVLEVVEGLDEARFFRKPEPEAWCAAEVLEHIARVEDSAARVIRRLRRAVGGEPLPQVRVAPGRFRPDGRAVAPEVVAPKGGLSRAEVLRMLGAARAFLLAEVHASEEVLEAPVTFPHPFFGALTALGWLRVAAFHERHHLRQLRRIVSGPS
- a CDS encoding enoyl-ACP reductase FabI, which gives rise to MVRIDLSGKRALVMGVTNQRSLAWGIAEKLHEAGAELAFSYQGERLKPILEQLTQKIPDRRLYPCDVTREDELKALFADLKAAWGGLDYIVHSIAFAPRAAMEGRYIETRREDWLTALEVSAYSLVAVAREAEPLLSEGGGIITLTYYASEKVVPKYNVMGIAKSALEASVRYLAYDLGKKGVRVNAVSAGPVRTVAARSIPGFMKMYERVASIAPLKRNISLEEVGNLGLFLLSPLASGITGETVYVDAGYHVMGMDLESEA
- a CDS encoding superoxide dismutase family protein — translated: MNRSIGLLILAVIIAALFLVLRRSPAPNPPAAASPTTTEALAPLAPTSGSSVQGTVRFTQTDQGLRIVAEVSGLEPNTQHGFHIHEVGDCSAPDASSAGGHYNPTASAHGSPDSPEHHAGDLGNLEAGEDGRARYERTMADLALEGGLASVLGLSVVVHANPDDLTTQPSGNAGPRVACGVIEAAEG